Within the Cervus canadensis isolate Bull #8, Minnesota chromosome 17, ASM1932006v1, whole genome shotgun sequence genome, the region tacatttattCTCGTAACTACTTCATTATAGGCTGATCAGTTCACTTGGAGAAAGAATGACCTGAAAGCAATGCTGAGGGGAAGGTAAAGAAAGCAAACATTGCCAGCCACTTTTTTTTGCATGAACACGTATGATACAGTTTAATGCAGACCCAAGGCCAAACACTTTGAGGGGGTAGGTAGGTTTTACTTCTAGTACAGATTCTCTTCATGTAAGATCATAAAAATACAATACAATGCAGTGAGCCCAACTTAAAAATTACATGCAGCAGCCCATGGTCACACGATGCCTCCCAACAAGGGACAAGGAAAGCTAAACCCAGTGTCGCGAGGGCTCATTAAGGGAAGAGGGTCATCAGGTACAAGGAGCTAGAGCAGACTGGAGTCAGGAAACATCACTCCTCAGCAGTCACTCAAGGCTGATCTGATTATCTCAGGGACCAAAATAATCCACGTGAGAAATCCGAGACAACTGGACGGCCCGGTATCCTGTACTCACCCCGACGCTCAAAGCTGAGCCGTCTGAGCCGTCTCTGCGGGTCACGGGAAACTGTTGGAGATGAACAGGAGGGGAAGATGGGCTTTCAGATAACTGTGGACCCTCAGAGGAAGTGCTGACAATGAACTTTCAAATCTGAAGTTAACGTGAAGCAGGAGGCCTGGTGCAGGATGTGGGTACGTCTGAAGTGAGGTTACCACCTTGATCACCCACTGATATAACTCAAACTGTGCTTGAATTTAACAACCCTTCAAGATTTCATTTGGTTGGAATGAGCTACCAATAAGGGGCACTGAGAGCCCACTGGATGTGCAGACGGGAGGCTCATCACCCAAAGACCTCCAATTGCCCTTTGACCCCACTATCCTATAAATCTAGGGTATTTCTAGTAGGAAGGATATGTCAAGGGCTTTTCATTATTGGGCAGTACTGAGGCAAAGTGAAAATTCCTTAGGGCTACACATTTACTCTTTTAGGTATTTAGGGCTATTCCTTTATTCACCTTATTTTTTAGCTGTTTACAAAGTTAACAAATTAATAtctgaaagaaaacaatgaattacTTCAGAGTTCAAAAGATGTACTCTGATACAATTATTTTGTGAGGGTGACTACAGAGCAGTTTGTTGTTATGATACTGGGGCAGCATGTTATCAAGGCACTTCAGAACTTTGGGAAATTCTTGTTTACATCAACAGGCAACTGTAAAACTTGTTCctcaaaatatacagaaatatgtaTACCCTTTGGCGGGAGAAGAAAAATTTCacacagtgacagaccttatcgGCCCTTTCAGGCACTAGAGAAACATCCACGTGCCAGTAACACGGGCTGAGGAGCACAGCAGGGGCCAGGAGCTCAACAAGCTGGGAGACCTGGTCCTGCGCGGCTACTGACGGCCTCTGCTCTGCGAGCAAGGCGGTCTGTTTCGAGGAAGCCCATTATGATACCTGCAgacttttttgcttattttagcATAACCTGATAACTGGTAACTGATTTCCACTTTTCATTATTCTACTATGGGTGTgggtgttttatcttttttttttttttaaagttcattagCTTCATTTAAATGTTCTTATCCTTACTGATTTCTAAGAGAAATTATAAGTTTAGATCTTATCAACAAAAACAACTTGAAAGTatcagctggtgcttcatccctTCTTTGCTGCAGTCTCAAAGGTGTTTTTGCTactaattttcataattttcttatatTGCTCACAAAAATAGGACTCCCTCCCAAAGGCAGGGTACAGGGGAACATACACTGTATTTCAAACCAAAGTATGTTTATCGAAGAACCAACCATCTAGAAAAAACACTCCCACCCTATTAAATTGGGTGGGACCACTGGGTTTTATGAATGAAAAAAACCTTCCTGCTTTATTTAGCGTAATAACAAAACATATCATTGTACTGCATTTGTGCTTGGACCTTACTTCTATTTAACCAAAAATTTCCCCCTTCCTCATAATTGTCTTAGTATTTATCACATATTTCTAGATTCTGAAATAGCTGTATTTTAATGCTTGAAcaaccattaaaaatgttttaaaagctaaaaaaaaaaaaaaaaggtttaaaagctgccccatttcattttctgattttttaaaaaacccaaaaaaccacaCCACAACATAAGGATAGTGATCCAAATGCAAAAGTTAATACGCTGTAATATTTGTTTTGCAACATCAAAAGCAgcagatactgaatataatttgcTTAAATCATTAAATACTGAGATtgatatatgcatgtataaatCACATTTAGGCTCAACGAACTGAAAACTCTCTATAGATACACAGACATGTGCATAAAGTGCAAAACAAGAATCAGCAGCCGCAGGCTCTCTGGCTGTTCAGTACTCCCACTCGTCGGACTTTAGGTCCAGATAGCTGAGGATGTTCTGCGCCAGCTTCACAGCCTGTTTCCGGGCGGCCTTACACTTCTCCTCGCCCTGTGGGTCTACCGCGTCTAGGGCGAGCAGCTGCTTGGTAAGCAGCTCTTCCAGGCGGATGTAGTTCTTGTCGGTTCGATTGCCATCGAAGGAGAGCACTTCGCCCTGGATCTCCGACAGGTTCCCCAGCACGTCCCAGACCGCCCTGTGTGAGGGGTGCTCCTCACAAGCCAAcagctttcttttctccagggcttCCTTCAAATCAATGTAGGTGATGAGGGTCTGCACTTCAATCACCGCTCTTCTCCGGGCTTCCCGGATGCAGGGGTTTTTTTCAAGACTCACCTCGTCCAACTGCCCAATCAAACCCTGTAGTTCTGTTTTGGCGCTCAGGTATAATTCAGAAGGATTCTGTGCTTGGAGAAGTTCAGTTTTGATTTCTCTCATTCTCTTGAGGACCTTTTCTATTTTCAGAATGGAATGGTTCTGTCCTAGGTCAAATGCATACGTGGTGTCTGCTTCCTCTTCTAAGTCCAAGTATCTCAGTAACTGGTTGATGTCTTCCACGACCTCCTTCCGATAGTTTCTGATTTCCGTGTGGCCGCACACATCGAGAGCATCCAGGTCGGCCATCAGCCCCGAGAGCACACAGGACAAGTGCCTGCACGTCTCCTTGTTGTTCACGCCCATCAGAAGGGCAATCAGTGTGCCTCTGGTCTTGTTCACTTCACACATCACAGAGTTGATCTTGGCAACAGAGGGGTGCGCGTCTTCAGAGAGCGGCAGGGAAGGCTGCTTCTTCATGCAGTTCTCGATAATCTCCTGCACGGCACAGATTTTGGTTAAGGTGTGATACCGTGCTTTCCGCAGGGAGACCTTGCCTCCGGTCTTGACGTGTGTCAGCCTCAAAATGACATCCTGGATGCCTTCTTCAAACTCATCAGTTACACAGTTGCCTCCACTATAAAACGGCACAACCTTCTCTTTCACCAGGGCCTGCGCTTCTTGAAAAATGTTCTGTATTTCGAGCCGGTGTGGGTGGTTTGCATTCtgctccaactctttgagaaGACGCTCTGTCTCTTGTGCtgccctcttcctggcttgctgAATATCTCCTTTCCCTTCAGTATCTACAGAGTCTATTTCGAAAAGCTGTTTTGTGAGAATCCTCTCCAGTTTCTTGTAATTCTTGTCATCTGACAGACCACTGAAACCAAGTACTTGCTGTTCTATGCTTTTTACCTCCTTTTGAATTTCCTGAAGCCTACTAATAGAAGGGTGTTGGTTTCCCATCTCCATACTTTTGTTGTGTTCAGTTTCACAAGCACtaaaagatgacaaaaataacTTGTTACACCACAAAGCCTGAAGAATGGTAACTGTGTATTATCTCATTCTAAAAAGATATGCTTAGGAAAGGGCCTGTTGTCACTGCAATCCAAAGACCACACTCCAGTACAGAAATCAGAGTCTATCAAACCCTCTCCTGCAAGCAACCTCCACATGGCAGTGATTGAGACTGGGTTATTGCACTGTGGAAGATAAGCTGGAGCGCTGGGGCTGGGAACCTCAATTTTCCTCAGTCGTAAAAGAACAGTGTGTGCCTACATAAGTATGGCATGAGGTTGAGCTGTCAGCTTGGAAAAAGCACAAGCACCTTAAGTCTTCACAGTGGAAACTGCTTTTTGGCAAGAGCAGGACACCTTTGTGGAAAGTAAACCAGTAGCTCTTCTAAACTTCCAGGCGTTTTGAGTACAGCTAGGCACCCCCACCCGGCCTAGCTTCCTGTAAAAGGAACTCAGCCACTGAAACAAACACTAGGGGTTCGCAGGCACTCGCGGAAGTCCCCGTTTCTACATGCCTCTCCACCCGTTAAACACTTCCAGAAAGACGCCCTGTTTCTCGCCCCACCCTTTTTGCACCTCATAAACCTTCCCTGCAGAGGCTTGAAATTCCACAGGGAAGGCGCCTGGCATTATGATAAAGGCACCAGCTTGGGCTTTGGAGGCCTAGTACTCTCTAGGCCCTGTtatgcccccccacacacacactccaaaacACACCCCAAGACAATGAGACAACGATGACTAACTCATTCATCAGCCTCCCATTGAGGCTCCAGAGTGGCTTAAcgcattcccccccccccccctccattCTTCGGTTTCTATCAAACGCTCACGGGCGGGGGATGGATGCTCAATCGAAACTAATTCCCTGCGGGTGTCCGAGCCAAGAACGCGCCTCCGGAGAGGCCCCGGAGCGGCGGGCTGCCTCggttcttccctcccctctcgcCCTGCCCTCCCGGCACTTTACCCAGACGCGGTCTAAGCGGGCTTGGTCTTGGCGCCCCGCGGGTGAAGTGGCCAGGTGGTAGGTCAGCCCTTTACGGGGTGCGGCACCGGAGCCGGGCCCCAAGCTGCATCCCTCTCAGCCCTCCCGGCTAGGTCTGGACGGGGCAGCCGGTGAAGGGGCcggcggtggcggcggcagcTACTGGCCGCGGCGGCCGCTCCGGGCGTCTCGCCCGGACCCCACAACGCGCCCGCCGGCCTGACCTCACAATGGCCCGCGGCGGGAGGGGGCGGGCGCGCTCGGTCGGGCCGGGAGAGCCGACGGGGAGGGAGGGGACTCGGGCCCGGCCGGctcggggttggggggcggggggtccgGCTCCGGGACCAGGCCCGGCCGCGTCGGACCCGGGGCGGGGATGGCGTCGACTCCGGCAGGGCCGCGGCGGGGCGTCGGGACCCGGGGGACTGGGATCGTCCGGGGACCGCCCGCGCCGAGGGGCGGCCTTGCTGCCCGCGCGGAGGAACAGGGGCCGCGCCGCGGCCGCCCTCGCTCACCTGTGCCGCCCGCGCCATGGCGCGCCTCGCCGCCGACGCCCCGCGACTCCGCAGCTCCCGCTGTCCCCCCTGGCCTGGCCGAACACCCGCCCCCCGCCTTGGGAAAAACGTCTTCCGGCGTCCGCGCCGCACCTCTCCCCTGGCCGAGCCCGCTGCTGGCCGCCCAGCGCAGAAGCCGCCTAGAATGGCAGCTCCCGAGGAGCCGCCGCCCTGACGCGCCGTCAGTCCAACCCCTCAGCCTGTCAGACGCCAGGCGAGCGCACGGTGGGCCGCGCCGTGCCCTCCCGCGGACTTTGCGACGGTGCCGTAAGGTAGCTCCTCGCGACGTCGCGACTCTGCCGTGCGGCGCGGGAGTCAGCGGAGGACGGCTATGGCTTCCCGGCGGCCCGCGAGGAGGCTCGTCCTCACCGCTCTCTGCCGCGCCTTCTCGGGCCGCGGCTGTCAGCTCGCCCCCGAGCGCGGCGCCGAGCGCAGAGATGCGGCGCCGAGCCGGGTGAGTGAGGTTCCCGGAGAGGCCGGGCCGCGCCCCCCAGGGACACCTGTGGTAGCGTCCCCCGCGTCGGCGGAGCTCCCCAGGAGTGGGGTCCCTGAGCCGGCGCGGGCCGGGCGCCCGGCGGTCCGCCGCGCGGACAGAGGCGGCGGGAGAGTGGGGCGGTCCCGAGCCTCCGGGGCTCCTACGTCGCCGCCACCCCGGGGCTCTTGACAGAACTTCTGTCAGGTAGGGGCAGAGTCCGCTAGCAAGTTGATTTGTACCGTATTTCTTGTCGAGGATAACTAGTCTTTATGGTTAAAGAGCTCTTGATATGCAAAGTGTCTGTGTGCGCGCACGGGCGCGTTTGGCTGCATTTAGGTTATTAGTGCTTTTCTTCAAGTGGTGGCAAACTTTACTATCGTATTTCGTAGGACCATTCCACACGTTGAACGGTTCTAGTTTGGAAACGTTGTGTGTATACATTCCTGTTCCTGACCAAAGGTCCCCAAAGATTAATATCTGCAGCGGCAAGGAGTGGCAAGCAGTTTTTAGAAGTTGCCCGGCTTTGGGGAAGGATGTTTTTGTTTGAGGAAGCCCTACACCTTCATTCCAGCTGTCATATGAAAATGTGGGCTAACGGCGTGGAATGGGCTGCAGATAGAAAATTTAAACCAAGCATCCAAATACTAACACTTCATTTGCCAACAGGGTAAGGAGGGAGGCTGAAAAGCATCCTTTAAACCATCCTTAAAGAAGGATTAAAAAGAGCCTGTTAATTCCAAAGCGTGCCTGCCTGTTAGCAGGGCAGCTGGTCACTGGGACCCCAAGCCTCTGGCTCAGTTCCCTGACTCAGTGGCCACAGTCCCTGACTTCTATTCCTAGAACATAAAATGCACCCAGCATCCCACTCTTTGGACAGAAAGATACTCAACAGGTATCTGAAAATGCTCTGGGAGGGCAAACAGTTGCCCCCAGGGCGAGGACTTAGCCCAGCTTATTTTGTGAGCCAGTGCTGGAAAAAAGAAGAGCGCCCAAACAGGGGTTTCTCCACTGACACCCAGCCTTTTGTTAAAGTAAGTCTTACCGTGGGTCTGTTCCTTGAGACGAGCCCTGTCTTGCCTTTTGCAGTCCGGGTGACAAGCCAGTGCACACCTGTCAGGCTGCCTGCCCCTGAGAAGGCGACCTTCTCAGCGATGATGCTGAGAGGGAGGAGCTGACCCATGAGTCACCCTTCTAGTTCTAGCCTtatgacttttgtttttcttgggatgTGTTCCCCATTATGCGAGGTATTGGCGGGGACATTAAAGAACAGTTCTTTCCTCAGGGAAATGTGTAATTCCTGTGTGTTTGGCCTCATCTTTCTGTGCTTCCTGAGCACACAGCCAGTTCTCCAGGTAATTCAATTCCTGCAGCCCAGACAGACTGTTGTCTCGCAGTTTTTGATTTTAAATATGAGGTCTTCTTAGAAGTCACAggctgtacattttttttaaatctaaagagatgtgttttaattctgtatttctttttcactctatgtatttttttaattaattctttgTTCTTCACTTGAGTGAAGGAGATCTGCTTTTAGGACCTACACGAATTATCTACCTCTCTAATCTCTAGCTACCAGTTTGTTTGTTAATTAGttgattaatttatttgactgcatcaggtccTAGTGGTggtcctggtggcttagttgctgcatgcggggttttagttccctgacgagaTTGAGCCTGTATTCCCTCATTGCAGGGTGGATTCtcaatcactgaaccaccagggaagtccctgttttgtttttaattttgtttgtttcttggccGTGTTGGGTCTTGTTGCCGtggaggcttttctctagctgcagcgagcgaGTGGGGGCTAATCTCTAGGTGgcggggcttctcattgctgaggcttctcttgttgtggagcgtggcctccagagcacaggctcaatggttgtggcCCATGGTCTTcattgttccatggcatgtgggatcttcccaggttagggatggaacccacgtcgcctgcattggcaggaggattctttagcactgagccaccaggaaagccccagactaccagctttttaaaaattaccactattattatttttgggcTGCACAGCACATCTTGTGAGATATCCCTCCCTGgacagggattaaacctgggccctcAGTAGTGAAAATGTACAGTCCTAACcgttggactgccagggagttctcTGACTACCAGTTTTTTTGTAGAAAAACATTAGAACCTAGCGTTAAGTACCACTTTTCCTTCCAAATCCAACTCAGCTGTCAGATCACATGTTCTCTAGCTGTGTCATACCTGCTTATTCTTTATCTTTGTTGTTTATATCATTGTTTTACACCTTTGCCTGCATGTTTGGAATCATCTGGAAGAGTAAAAAGTGCTGGGACCCTCTCCTGGAGAGTCTCATGTGGTTGGTCTGGGATGCAGCCTGGGCGTCAGGATCTTTACTTATTTTCCCCGTTTGTCTAGTTGTTTTTCCCCCGGTTTTGTTAAGATAAAGCATCaggattctttttaaattttaatttattttttaattggaggaaaattgctttacaatgttttgttggtttctgccatacaacaatgtgaaccagccataattattcatatattccctccctcccaaagcctccctcccctctccgtTTCCCACCCTTCTGATTATCATGGAGCATCAGGCTGGGCTCCCTTAAAACATCAGGATTCTTGGGTTCAAGTCTAATAAGTTCACAAGTTAGAGAACCACAGCTACATGTTATATGCATTAGTATTTGCTTATGGTCAGAATTTCATTGACGTTTATACTTATAGTTTACATTTCTCAAGCATTTGCATGCACTGTTCTGAAAGCtttgcatattttaattaaaCCTCACTATTCTGTTAGTAGGTGCTTTGATCATCCCTATTTACAGATGAGAttgaataattcagttcagtttagtcgttcagtcgtgtctgactctttgcgaccccatggactgcagcactccaggcctctctgtccatcaccaactcctggagtttactcaaactcatgtccatcaagtcagtgatgccctctaaccatttcatcctctgttgtccccttctcctcctgcctttcaatctttcaaatgagtcagttcttcgcattaggtggccaaagtattggagcttcagctttagcatgaaATTCAtgttccaatgaaaattcaggactgatttcttttaggatggactggttggatctccttgcaatccaagagactctccagagtcttctccaacaccaaagttcaaaagcatcaattctttggccctcagctttctttatggtccaactctcacatccatacatgaccaaagctttgactggatggacctttgttggtaatgtctctgctttttaatatgctgtctaggttggtcctaacttttcttccaaggagcaagcatcttttaatttcatggctgcagtcaccatctacagtgattttggagccccccaaaataaagtctgtcactatttccactgtttccccatctatttcccatgaagtgatgggaccagatgccatgatcttagttttctcaatgttgagttttaagccaactttttctttctttctttcactttcatcaagaggctctttagttcttcactttccgccataagggtggtgtcatctgcatatctgaggttattgacatttctcccagaaatcttgattccagcttgtgcttcatccagcccagtgtttctcatgatgtactctgcatataagttaaatattaagtAATTACTTTTCAGTAATTACTTACTTTTACAGTAAGATTGAATAATTTTTTCAAGATCATAATGCTTGCACATAGGACTATGTATGTTTTAGttcctttatttaaaagaagatgaATTCAAATTTTTCTTGTAGTAGTTTTTAGATGAACAAGAGCAAAGAAACAGGCCCTCAGCAGAGAGAGGTAATGTTTACTAACGACAGAGAATGGGAACTACTGATGCTACATTTTGTGTCACATTTTCATTAAGGAGACT harbors:
- the BAG5 gene encoding BAG family molecular chaperone regulator 5, which codes for MEMGNQHPSISRLQEIQKEVKSIEQQVLGFSGLSDDKNYKKLERILTKQLFEIDSVDTEGKGDIQQARKRAAQETERLLKELEQNANHPHRLEIQNIFQEAQALVKEKVVPFYSGGNCVTDEFEEGIQDVILRLTHVKTGGKVSLRKARYHTLTKICAVQEIIENCMKKQPSLPLSEDAHPSVAKINSVMCEVNKTRGTLIALLMGVNNKETCRHLSCVLSGLMADLDALDVCGHTEIRNYRKEVVEDINQLLRYLDLEEEADTTYAFDLGQNHSILKIEKVLKRMREIKTELLQAQNPSELYLSAKTELQGLIGQLDEVSLEKNPCIREARRRAVIEVQTLITYIDLKEALEKRKLLACEEHPSHRAVWDVLGNLSEIQGEVLSFDGNRTDKNYIRLEELLTKQLLALDAVDPQGEEKCKAARKQAVKLAQNILSYLDLKSDEWEY